Proteins co-encoded in one Setaria viridis chromosome 9, Setaria_viridis_v4.0, whole genome shotgun sequence genomic window:
- the LOC117838280 gene encoding transcription initiation factor IIF subunit alpha isoform X2: protein MGSADLVLKPACEGCGNTSDLYGTGCKHTTLCSDCGKSMARSRARCLVCSSPITRLIREYNVRANAITDKTYSIGRFVTGLPPFSKKKSAENKWSLHKEGLQGRQIPENMREKYNRKPWILEDETGQYQYQGQMEGSQSATATYYLLMRHGKEFNAYPAGSWYNFSKIAQYKQLTLEEAEEKMNKRKTSATGYERWMMKAAANGPAAFGSDIKKLEATNGGEKESGRPKKAKNNEEGNNSDKGEEDEEEEAARKNRLGLTKKGMDDDEEGGKDLDFDLDDEIEKGDDWEHEETFTDDDEAVDIDPEERADLAPEIPAPPEIKQDDEENEEEGGLSKSGKELKKLLGRAAGLNDSDADEDEEEEDEDESSPVLAPKQKDQVKDEPVDNSPAKQTPSGHARSTPPASKFKQKRKSGADDTKTSGGAASKKAKVESDTKASGIKEEAPASAKPTSKTSASSKSGTNVSPVTEDEIRSVLLAVAPVTTQDLVSRFKSRLRGPEDKNAFAEILKKISKIQKTNGHNYVVLRDDKK from the exons ATGGGGAGCGCGGACCTGGTACTCAAGCCGGCGTGCGAGGGCTGCGGCAACACGTCGGACCTCTACGGCACGGGGTGCAAGCACACCACGCTATGCAGCGACTGCGGCAAGTCCATGGCGCGCTCACGCGCTCGCTGTCTCGTCTGCTCCTCGCCCATCACCAGGCTCATCCGG GAATATAATGTACGAGCTAATGCTATTACGGATAAGACATACTCTATTGGAAGATTTGTCACTGGTTTACCTCCTTTCTCGAAGAAGAAGAGTGCTGAGAACAAGTGGTCTCTTCATAAGGAGGGTCTACAAGGACGGCAGATACCTGAGAATATGCGG GAGAAATACAACAGGAAACCATGGATTTTGGAAGATGAAACAGGCCAGTATCAGTATCAAGGTCAAATGGAAGGATCACAGTCAGCTACAGCTACATATTATTTGTTAATGAGGCACGGCAAGGAATTTAATGCATATCCTGCTGGTTCTTG GTATAACTTCAGTAAAATTGCACAGTACAAACAACTAACACTGGAGGAGGCTGAAGAAAAGATGAATAAGAGGAAGACCAGTGCAACTGGTTACGAACGTTGGATGATGAAAGCAGCTGCAAATGGGCCAGCTGCCTTTGGTTCAGACATTAAGAAACTTGAGGCCACAAACGGTGGGGAAAAAGAAAGTGGTCGTCCTAAGAAAGCAAAAAATAACGAGGAAGGTAATAATTCTGATAAAGgtgaggaggatgaagaagaggaagcagcACGCAAGAATAGGCTCGGACTCACTAAAAAAGgcatggatgatgatgaggaaggtGGAAAAGATCTAGACTTCGATTTGGATGATGAAATTGAGAAAG GTGATGACTGGGAGCATGAAGAAACATTCACAGATGATGATGAGGCTGTAGATATCGATCCAGAGGAACGGGCGGATTTAGCTCCTGAAATTCCTGCTCCACCTGAAATTAAGCAG GATGATGAAGAGAACGAAGAAGAAGGTGGCCTGAGCAAGTCTGGCAAGGAATTAAAAAAGCTGCTTGGGCGCGCTGCTGGACTAAATGATTCAGATGCTGacgaggatgaagaagaagaagat GAAGACGAGTCATCTCCAGTGCTTGCTCCAAAACAGAAGGATCAAGTTAAGGATGAACCTGTAGATAACAGCCCAGCTAAACAAACACCATCAGGACATGCTCGCAGCACACCTCCTGCTTCCAAATTCAAGCAAAAGAGAAAATCAGGTGCTGATGATACAAAAACTTCTGGTGGTGCAGCTTCAAAGAAAGCAAAGGTGGAATCG GATACGAAAGCATCGGGCATTAAAGAGGAAGCACCAGCTTCGGCAAAACCTACATCAAAGACCTCTGCTTCATCAAAAAGTGGGACAAATGTGTCACCTGTCACAGAGGATGAAATCAGGAGTGTTCTTCTTGCTGTGGCTCCAGTAACCACACAAGATCTAGTATCCAGATTCAAGTCTAGGCTTCGAGGTCCAGAG GACAAGAATGCTTTTGCTGAAATTCTGAAGAAAATCTCGAAGATACAGAAGACGAATGGCCACAACTACGTCGTCCTTAGAGATGATAAGAAGTGA
- the LOC117838280 gene encoding transcription initiation factor IIF subunit alpha isoform X1 translates to MGSADLVLKPACEGCGNTSDLYGTGCKHTTLCSDCGKSMARSRARCLVCSSPITRLIREYNVRANAITDKTYSIGRFVTGLPPFSKKKSAENKWSLHKEGLQGRQIPENMREKYNRKPWILEDETGQYQYQGQMEGSQSATATYYLLMRHGKEFNAYPAGSWYNFSKIAQYKQLTLEEAEEKMNKRKTSATGYERWMMKAAANGPAAFGSDIKKLEATNGGEKESGRPKKAKNNEEGNNSDKGEEDEEEEAARKNRLGLTKKGMDDDEEGGKDLDFDLDDEIEKGDDWEHEETFTDDDEAVDIDPEERADLAPEIPAPPEIKQDDEENEEEGGLSKSGKELKKLLGRAAGLNDSDADEDEEEEDQEDESSPVLAPKQKDQVKDEPVDNSPAKQTPSGHARSTPPASKFKQKRKSGADDTKTSGGAASKKAKVESDTKASGIKEEAPASAKPTSKTSASSKSGTNVSPVTEDEIRSVLLAVAPVTTQDLVSRFKSRLRGPEDKNAFAEILKKISKIQKTNGHNYVVLRDDKK, encoded by the exons ATGGGGAGCGCGGACCTGGTACTCAAGCCGGCGTGCGAGGGCTGCGGCAACACGTCGGACCTCTACGGCACGGGGTGCAAGCACACCACGCTATGCAGCGACTGCGGCAAGTCCATGGCGCGCTCACGCGCTCGCTGTCTCGTCTGCTCCTCGCCCATCACCAGGCTCATCCGG GAATATAATGTACGAGCTAATGCTATTACGGATAAGACATACTCTATTGGAAGATTTGTCACTGGTTTACCTCCTTTCTCGAAGAAGAAGAGTGCTGAGAACAAGTGGTCTCTTCATAAGGAGGGTCTACAAGGACGGCAGATACCTGAGAATATGCGG GAGAAATACAACAGGAAACCATGGATTTTGGAAGATGAAACAGGCCAGTATCAGTATCAAGGTCAAATGGAAGGATCACAGTCAGCTACAGCTACATATTATTTGTTAATGAGGCACGGCAAGGAATTTAATGCATATCCTGCTGGTTCTTG GTATAACTTCAGTAAAATTGCACAGTACAAACAACTAACACTGGAGGAGGCTGAAGAAAAGATGAATAAGAGGAAGACCAGTGCAACTGGTTACGAACGTTGGATGATGAAAGCAGCTGCAAATGGGCCAGCTGCCTTTGGTTCAGACATTAAGAAACTTGAGGCCACAAACGGTGGGGAAAAAGAAAGTGGTCGTCCTAAGAAAGCAAAAAATAACGAGGAAGGTAATAATTCTGATAAAGgtgaggaggatgaagaagaggaagcagcACGCAAGAATAGGCTCGGACTCACTAAAAAAGgcatggatgatgatgaggaaggtGGAAAAGATCTAGACTTCGATTTGGATGATGAAATTGAGAAAG GTGATGACTGGGAGCATGAAGAAACATTCACAGATGATGATGAGGCTGTAGATATCGATCCAGAGGAACGGGCGGATTTAGCTCCTGAAATTCCTGCTCCACCTGAAATTAAGCAG GATGATGAAGAGAACGAAGAAGAAGGTGGCCTGAGCAAGTCTGGCAAGGAATTAAAAAAGCTGCTTGGGCGCGCTGCTGGACTAAATGATTCAGATGCTGacgaggatgaagaagaagaagat CAGGAAGACGAGTCATCTCCAGTGCTTGCTCCAAAACAGAAGGATCAAGTTAAGGATGAACCTGTAGATAACAGCCCAGCTAAACAAACACCATCAGGACATGCTCGCAGCACACCTCCTGCTTCCAAATTCAAGCAAAAGAGAAAATCAGGTGCTGATGATACAAAAACTTCTGGTGGTGCAGCTTCAAAGAAAGCAAAGGTGGAATCG GATACGAAAGCATCGGGCATTAAAGAGGAAGCACCAGCTTCGGCAAAACCTACATCAAAGACCTCTGCTTCATCAAAAAGTGGGACAAATGTGTCACCTGTCACAGAGGATGAAATCAGGAGTGTTCTTCTTGCTGTGGCTCCAGTAACCACACAAGATCTAGTATCCAGATTCAAGTCTAGGCTTCGAGGTCCAGAG GACAAGAATGCTTTTGCTGAAATTCTGAAGAAAATCTCGAAGATACAGAAGACGAATGGCCACAACTACGTCGTCCTTAGAGATGATAAGAAGTGA